In the genome of Quercus robur chromosome 3, dhQueRobu3.1, whole genome shotgun sequence, one region contains:
- the LOC126716512 gene encoding uncharacterized protein LOC126716512: MDVEVKLEVHYGGAFVWNPSLEYFGGKVEIVYRDADLLGYFEIKSICEELGIDEPWRVHYLGPGGNLEQDLRLIEDDQDVEPLWNPSEGGPRDTIILYVESGNAPLAVEVPDGAGVGVGAGAGAAIGGAGADAGADAGVDAGVDAGAGVGGGVGAATGGDGVEEEFDWLNEGLEGEDFADDIFGESSPPHTVLDEPNTVPTTDTPQPNTDAPGPSNVPPPNIDLDEEWAEPALEDDMASVDSSDDEQGPGNLEFNERTDMENVRLAKGMKFPNSQVFRKALREYVIQNHIDVKWKLNEKKKISVHCKNNCGWRCYASMVTGECTFEIKTLYPECTCPLSFKNGQVTSAYVAKRYLEDFGKNPNWEASGIKHHVMQKISVDLSLSQVYRSRKAARGLITGDEEAQYGLLRDYAEMILRTDVGSRVILQTEMENENAEPKFKRMYIRYNAQKVGFLGGCRPFVGLDGCHLKGRFGGQLLSATAKDGNDNIFPVAMAVVEQENKDSWTWFLEQFADDIGRPDELNLVFISDRQKGLLPAMETLFPTVEHRYCVKHIYNNFKVNHKGMELKSVLWRCAGTTSAREFERGMDHLKSLNEEAWQYLADIEPAQWTRSHYSSRALTDCMVNNLSESFNSMILKARDKPILSMLEWIRVRLMSRLYIKKAGIEKYDGNLCPSIQKKLEQLKLECKSFSAVPSGRFVYEVDNGRERHVVDLVNRTCSCRVWDLTGIPCKHGVAAIFVNRERPEDYTHPCYYKDAYVETYKTPIPPMPGQSEWMSSGQPKPVAPTIYKPPGRPPMKRKRDADEPNPYKVSRGNKPVRCGRCQQEGHNARGCKANVTGETAWERRQRLQKGKSGSGRPSTQRQGSQAPSSSQTQSSAQPPPTHQPYTMASSNQAAGSQPQAPTPQPQAPAPQPQAPWSQNPSQWYSSDFRYTVRGAPWFSSS; encoded by the exons ATGGATGTTGAAGTGAAATTGGAGGTACATTATGGGGGTGCTTTTGTGTGGAACCCTAGTTTAGAGTACTTTGGTGGGAAAGTAGAAATAGTGTATAGGGATGCTGATTTACttggttattttgaaataaaaagtaTATGTGAGGAATTGGGGATTGATGAACCGTGGAGGGTTCATTATTTAGGTCCTGGGGGCAACTTGGAGCAAGACTTAAGGCTCATAGAAGATGATCAAGATGTGGAACCCTTGTGGAACCCTAGTGAGGGAGGGCCAAGAGACACCATCATACTGTATGTGGAGAGTGGTAATGCTCCACTTGCAGTTGAAGTTCCTGATGGTGCAGGGGTTGGTGTAGGAGCTGGTGCAGGGGCTGCTATAGGGGGTGCAGGGGCTGATGCAGGGGCTGATGCAGGGGTTGATGCAGGGGTTGATGCAGGGGCTGGTGTAGGGGGTGGTGTAGGAGCTGCTACAGGGGGTGATGGTGTGGAGGAGGAGTTTGATTGGTTGAATGAGGGCCTGGAAGGAGAAGACTTTGCTGATGACATTTTTGGTGAGTCTTCTCCACCTCACACAGTGCTAGATGAGCCTAACACTGTTCCAACCACTGATACACCTCAGCCAAACACAGATGCACCTGGCCCAAGCAATGTTCCTCCTCCAAACATAGATTTAGATGAAGAGTGGGCTGAACCAGCTTTAGAGGATGATATGGCAAGTGTGGATAGTTCTGATGATGAGCAGGGGCCTGGCAATTTGGAGTTCAATGAGAGGACTGATATGGAAAATGTTAGGTTGGCAAAAGGGATGAAGTTCCCAAACTCCCAGGTGTTTAGGAAGGCTTTGAGGGAGTATGTGATTCAGAATCACATTGATGTCAAGTGGAAgttgaatgagaagaagaagatttctgTACATTGCAAGAACAATTGTGGATGGAGGTGTTATGCCTCAATGGTGACTGGAGAGTGCACATTTGAGATCAAGACACTTTATCCTGAGTGTACCTGCCCCCTATCATTTAAAAATGGGCAAGTTACATCAGCCTATGTGGCAAAGAGGTATTTGGAGGATTTTGGTAAGAATCCTAATTGGGAGGCCTCAGGTATTAAGCACCATGTGATGCAGAAGATTTCAGTTGATTTAAGTCTTAGTCAGGTGTATAGATCAAGGAAGGCAGCTAGGGGGCTGATTACTGGGGATGAAGAGGCTCAGTATGGCCTACTTAGAGATTATGCAGAAATGATATTAAGGACAGATGTAGGAAGTAGGGTGATTCTGCAAACAGAGATGGAAAATGAGAATGCAGAGCCCAAGTTTAAAAGGATGTACATTAGGTACAATGCTCAGAAGGTTGGCTTTCTAGGTGGTTGTAGACCCTTTGTTGGGCTGGATGGCTGCCACTTGAAGGGTAGGTTTGGTGGGCAATTATTGTCTGCCACTGCCAAGGATGGAAATGACAATATATTCCCAGTGGCAATGGCTGTGGTTGAGCAAGAGAACAAGGATAGCTGGACCTGGTTCTTGGAGCAGTTTGCTGATGACATTGGCAGGCCAGATGAGCTCAATCTGGTATTTATCAGTGACAGGCAGAAG GGCCTTTTACCTGCAATGGAGACTCTATTCCCAACTGTGGAGCACAGGTATTGTGTGAAGCACATATACAACAACTTCAAGGTTAACCACAAGGGCATGGAGTTGAAGAGTGTACTGTGGAGGTGTGCTGGCACAACATCAGCCAGGGAATTTGAGAGAGGGATGGACCATCTTAAGAGTTTGAATGAAGAAGCTTGGCAGTACCTGGCTGATATAGAGCCTGCACAGTGGACCAGATCCCACTATTCTTCAAGAGCTTTGACAGATTGTATGGTAAACAATCTGAGTGAGAGTTTTAACTCTATGATTCTGAAGGCTAGAGACAAGCCCATCTTATCAATGCTGGAGTGGATCAGAGTTAGGCTTATGAGCAGGCTGTATATAAAGAAGGCTGGCATAGAAAAGTATGATGGCAATTTGTGTCCAAGCATACAAAAGAAGTTGGAGCAGTTAAAATTAGAGTGTAAGAGTTTCAGTGCAGTTCCTTCTGGGAGGTTTGTGTATGAGGTTGACAATGGGAGGGAAAGGCATGTGGTGGACTTGGTAAATAGGACATGTAGTTGTAGAGTATGGGACTTGACAGGAATCCCTTGCAAGCATGGAGTTGCAGCCATTTTTGTGAATCGTGAGAGACCAGAAGACTACACCCATCCATGCTACTACAAGGATGCTTATGTGGAGACATACAAGACACCCATACCTCCCATGCCTGGCCAGTCTGAGTGGATGTCAAGTGGCCAACCCAAGCCTGTTGCACCTACTATCTATAAGCCACCAGGCAGGCCACCCATGAAGAGGAAAAGAGATGCTGATGAGCCAAACCCTTATAAGGTGTCTAGAGGAAACAAGCCAGTGAGGTGTGGAAGGTGTCAACAGGAAGGGCACAATGCAAGGGGATGCAAGGCCAATGTCACTGGTGAGACAGCATGGGAGAGGAGGCAGAGATTGCAGAAAGGGAAATCT GGAAGTGGAAGGCCTTCTACACAGAGGCAAGGATCCCAGGCCCCATCTTCATCACAGACCCAATCCTCAGCTCAGCCCCCACCAACACATCAGCCTTACACTATGGCCTCATCCAACCAGGCAGCAGGGTCACAGCCACAAGCTCCAACTCCACAGCCACAAGCTCCAGCTCCACAGCCACAAGCTCCATGGTCACAGAACCCAAGTCAATGGTACTCTTCAGACTTTAGGTACACAGTTAGAGGAGCTCCTTGGTTCTCTTCAAGCTAG